The sequence AACGCGGCCATCCCCACCACCCAGCCGGTGCTGCTCCGCGCCACCGCGGCGGCCGGCGCCGCCCCCCATCTGTCGGTCAGCTTCGTCGCCCCCGCCGCGCTGGAGGACGGGCTCGCCGAACGCCTGGGCCTGGAAAGGGAACTGGTCGCCGTACGGCCCACCCGCCACCTCACCAAGGCGGACCTGCCGAACAACACGGCGCTCCCGGCCATCGACGTGGACCCGGAGACCTTCGCCATCCGCATCGACGGGGAGCTCGTCGAGCCCGCCCCCGCCGCCGAACTGCCGCTGACCCAGCGGTACAGCATGTTCTGATGGGTGCGCTCGCCCGGCTCCTGCTGGCCGACGGACGGCTCCCGGTCGGCGCGTACACCTACAGCGCGGGCCTCGAACCGGCCGTCGCCGCGGGACTCACCCGCGACCGCCTCCCCGCACTGCTGCGGGCCCGGCTGCACACCACCGCGGTCACCGAGGCGGCCGCCGCCGTCCTCGCCCTGCGCGCCGCCGGGCAGGACCCGGTGGACTACGGGCCCGTACAGCACGCGCTCGCGGCCCGCACCCCGGTGGCACCGCTGCGCGCGGCGTCCGCCACGCTCGGCCGGGGCGTGCACCGACTCGCGCGGCGGCTGGCCCCGGACCACCCGGCGGTCACCGCCCTGTCCACGGTCCGGCCACGCCCGCTGCGGCCCGTCACGCTCGGCGCGCTGGGCGCCGTCATGAAGGTGTCCGAGGACGAACTGGCCCAGGCGGTCGTCTACGACGAACTCCAGACCATCACCTCGGCCGCCCTCAAACTGCTGCCCGGCGACCCGCTCGACGCGGTCGCCTGGATCCTCGCCGCGGAGCCGGACGCCGCCGCCGCGGTGGCCGCCGCCCTCGCCGTACGGACCCCGGGTGAACTGCCCGCCCCCACGGCCCTGCTCACCGAACAGTGGGCACTCGAACACGACCGACGCGAACGGAGACTCTTCCTTGCCTGACAACCACGCCCACGCCCACGCGCCGACCCACGCCCCCACCGGCGACCACGACGACCGGCCCAACCCCCACTTCCACGAGCCCCTGAACCAGCCCCGCGCCCTGCGGCTCGGCGTGGCCGGTCCGGTCGGCACCGGCAAGAGCTCCATCCTGGCCACGCTCTGCCGCGAACTCGCCGGGGAACTGTCCATGGCCGTCGTCACCAACGACATCTACACCGACGAGGACGCCCGCTTCCTCCGCTCGGCGGGCGTCCTGCCCACCGAACGTATCCGCGCCGTCGAGACCGGGGCGTGCCCGCACACCGCGATCCGCGACGACGTCAGCGCCAACCTCGACGCCGTCGAGGACCTGGAGGAGGCGTACGGGCCGCTCGACCTGGTCCTCGTGGAGAGCGGCGGCGACAACCTGACGGCCACCTTCAGCCCCGCCCTGGCCGACGCGCAGCTCTTCTGCATCGATGTCGCGGGCGGCGGCGACGTGGCCCGCAAGGGCGGCCCCGGAATCACCGGCGCGGACCTCCTGATCATCAACAAGACCGACCTCGCCCCCTACGTGGAGGTCGACGTCGCCGCCATGGTCGCCGACGCCGAGGCGGCCCGCGACGGCCTCCCGGTGCTGGCCCTGTCCAAGAAGGACCCGGTGTCGGTCGCCGAACTGGCCGACTGGGTACGCGCGTTGCTCGCCCGGCACCGCTCGGGCACCCACATCCCCACCGACCCGGGCCCGATGGCACCGCACAGCCACGCCCACCCGTGAGTCACCGGACGGGGGGCGCCGCCGAGCCGACCGTGCTCACCGTCGAGCGCGACGGCACGGGCCGCCACCTCGCCCGGGACCTCACGCCCGGCGCCTTCCTGGCCCCCCGCCCGCTCCTCCCGGACCCGGAAGCCCTGCACATCGCCCTCGTCGGCACCCGGGCCGGCCTCCTGGCGGGCGACGACCTCGCGCTGCACATCACGGTCGGCCCCGGGGCCAGGCTGCGCCTCGTCGAACCGTCCGGCCTCGTCGCGTACGACCACCGCGGCGGCACATCGACGTGGCGGGCCCGGATCGAGATCGCGGAGGGCGGCGAACTGCACTGGGACGCCCGGCCGTTCGTGATCTCGGGCGGGGCGGACGTGGAGCGCTCCATGGACGTGACCCTGGCCGCCGGTGCCCGGATGCTGTGGCGCGAGACCCTGGTGCTGGGCCGCACCGGCGAACGCGGCGGAAGCCTGCGGGCGCGGACCCACGCCACGTACGACGGCCGGGAACTGCTGGTCGAGGACCTGGATCTGCGGGACGCGGAGATCCGCGAACTGCCCGGTCTCCTCGGCCCGAACCGCGTCATCGGCTCCGTCACCGCCCTCGGCGCCGTCCCCGGGGCGCCGCCGCACCCCTACCGCACCGACCTGGCGGGCCCCGGAGCGCAGGTGCGGCTGGTGGACACGGTGGCCCCGGCGGTGGAGGCCGGGCTGACGGCGGTCTGGGAGGCATGGCGGGCCGCACCGCCCGGGGACGCGTGAGGACCCCGGGCCCGGGCGCGGGCGCGCGGACCCCGGACCCCCGGGACCATCGAAGTGGAACCGGGGGTACCGCCTGACGGGGCGGGAGGACCGGTGCGGTTGGATGGCCGCATGAGCGTTCATGACGTGGCCCGCAGGCTGCCGGACATACCCGTCCTCACCGACCTCTGCCGCTCGATGGCGATGCTGGATGCCGTCCTGTGCCCGGAATGGGACCACCGGTGGCACAGCTACGACGCGCGGTGGTCCGCGTCGGAGGCCATGGCCTCCATGCGGGACGGGTCGGGCAACGAGTACTCCCTCGTGCTCGCGCCCGCCGGTGCCTACCTCCGCGGGTTCGACCACGAATCACCGATGAGCCCCTACGTCGACGACGCGCCCTGGCCCGGAGTGCTCGACGACGTCCCGCCGGTCTTCCGGCCGTACGTCGAAGAGCCCTCGTTCACGGACGAGCACGGTATGCCCGTCGTCACCGCGTGCCTCTGGAGGCAGCAGGGCGACGACCGGTGGCACGCGGGCGCCATCGAGTTCCCGGAGGACGGCGAGGAATCCGACGGCGCGGACTGGCTCTTCCAACTCCTCGTCGCGGGAAGCCCGGAGAGCTACCGGGAGTGGGCCGAGGACTACTTCGAGACGACGGTGGACCTCGACGCGGTACGCCATGTCTTCGCACTGCGCCCGCTGACCGACGAGATCGTCCTGGCCCTGAACCCCGAGCGGCTGCCCGATGACCTGGCCGAGGACATCGAGGACATCGGCTACCCGGTCACCTCCACCGGCCTGCGGGCCTGAGTCCGGCGGGCGAGAACCGTCGCACCGATCAGGACGGGGACCGCCGAGAGGGTGAAGCACACGGCCAGGGGCAGGCGGCCCACCAGCAGCCCCGCCCCGGCCGTGCCCGCCGAGATCCCCGCGTTGAGCGCGGTGTTGACCCAGGCGCCGGCCCGGGTCCGGCTGTCGTTCCCGACGGACTCGTCCGCGAGCAGATAGGCGGTGGTCAGGGCCGGGGCCACGAACAGCCCGGCCACCGCGACCATCCCCACCAGCACCGGAACGCTCGGCGAGAGCCCCGCGGCGATCAGCGCCGTCCCCAGCGCACCGCTGAACACCCCCAGCCGCACCCGGTTGGACAGGCGCCACGGGACGGCGCCGTGGACGAGGCCGCCGACCGCGCTGCCCGCCGAGAGAGCGGCCAGCACCCATGCCACCGCCGAGCCCTGGTGGCGCTGTTCGGTGAAGGCCACCACGAGCAGATCCAGCGCGCCGAGGCACAGCCCCACCCCGCCCATCATCAGCACGGCGTGCCGCAGCCCGCCCACGCGGCTCAGGAGCGTCCGGCCTTCGCCGGGCACGGCGGGCGCACCGGGTCCGGGCGGGCGTGCGCCGATGTCCCGGACGGCCGGACAGTACGCCAGCGCGAGCGTTCCGGTCAGCACCAGCCCGGCGCTGATGGCCACGCCCGCCGCGGGCGTGGCGAACTCGACCAGCAGCCCGACCAGCAACGGCCCGCCGACCAGCAGCAGTTCCTCCGCCACGGCGTCCAGACTGTAGGCACGGCGCAGCAGTTCGCGATCCGGTACGAGGCTGCTCCACACGGTGCGCATGACGGGCCCGAGCGGCGGCGTGCAGAGCCCGGCGGCCAGCGCCAGCGCCCCCAGCCGCAGCCCGGACGCACCGGGCTGCCAGGTGGCCTGGGCCAGCACGATCAGCACCGACGCGTACGCGCCGGCCATCCAGGGCAGCGCCCTGCGCGGACCGTAGCGGTCGATGAGCGCGGCACGGGCGGGCGAGAGCAGCACGCTCGCGGCGCCGAACAGGGCCATCACGAGCCCCGCGACGGAATAGGAGCCGGTGGTGTCCTTGACCGCCAGCAGCAGCGCGAGGGGCACCATTCCGTAACTGAGCCGCCCCAGCAGCGCCGCACCGAAGGCGCTCGGTGCGTGGTGGGTGCGCAGGACACCGGCGTAGGAAGGGGGAGAGGATGACATGAGGGCGTTCCTCGGAGAGGCGGCGCGCGGTCCGGGCGCCGAAACGTACGGGGACACGGAGCTACCGCACCCACGGAGCGGGTGCGGTCAGCGCGGTGTCCTACGCACGGAGGAGGAACATGGGCGCCACTGTAGCGGGGCTCGGTCAGGCGTACGGCCCGTAAACGTACTTTCCCCGCGGACCCGTGGAGGGCCGGGGCGTACCCGCAGGTCCGCCCCGGCCCGTACCCGCGGGCCCCCCTGCCCCGTACCCGCAGGTCCCCCTGCCCCGGCCGCTACTTCCTGCGCTCACGGCGGGACTTGGCCCGCTTCTCCATCGCCTTGCGGCGCTCGACGGTGTACTTCGACCAGTCGCCCCGGTGGCGGTCGCACCGGGAAGCACCCAGCATCGCCAGCCGTCGGCACCGGGTCCCCTTCATCGTCGGTGCTCCGCAGATGGACTGAGTACGAGCCATGCTGAACCGCCCCCTGAGCTGGGTCGACGTATGCCGGACCCGCTCAGAATCGCCCGGCCCGGCAGAGGGGCGACAGGCGTACGGAGGTCGCTTCCGCGGCAGTCCGGGCGCACCCGCCTCACACTCCGGCGGAACCGCCCCCATGGCACCCGCACGCCCCGCACCCGCCAGGAGCGCCCCGGCGCGCTCAGCCGGCCAGCAGGCCCGAGGTGTCGATCACCTGGCGGATCGCCCGGCCCGAAGCCAGCTCCTCCATCGCGTCGTTGATGTCCGTCAGCGGCAGCGTGCCCGTGTGCATCCGCTCCACCGGCATCAGGCCCGCCCGCCACAGGTCCAGGAACCGCGGGATGTCCCGGCGGGGGACCGCGTCGCCCATGTACGAGCCGAGCAGCGACTTGCCCTCGCCCGCGAAGGCCAGGGCCGGGACCTCCAGGACGCGGTCCGGGGCCGGGAGGCCCACCGAGACGACCCTGCCGCCGCGGGCGACGGCCGCCAGTGCGTCGGCCATCACCTTCGGGCTGCCCACCGCCTCCACCGCCAACTCGGCGCCACCGCCGGTCAGTTCACGAACGGCGGCCGTCGCCTCCTCGGGGGCGTACGCATGGGTCGCGCCGAGGCGCAGGGCCAGCTCGCGCTTCTCCTGGACCGGGTCGACCGCGATGACCGGGTACGCTCCGGCCGCGCGGGCGCCCAGCACCGCCGAGAGACCGACACCGCCGAGCCCGTACACCAGGGCGGACTGGCCGGGGCGCAGGGCGGCCGTGTTGATGACCGCGCCCGCCCCGGTCAGGACCGCGCAGCCGAACATCGAGGCCACGGCGAACGGTATGTCGTCGGGGATCGGCACCAGCGACTCCTGGGCCAGTACCGCGTGCTCGGAGAACGCGGAGACGCCCAGCTGGTGATGGACCGGCTGTCCGGAGGAGTCCGTGAGGAGCGGGGGACCGTGCAGCAGGCCACCCGATCCGTTCGCGGCGGCGGCCCGCGCGCACAGCGCCGGGCGGCCCGCCGCACAGTCCTCGCAGAAGCCGCAGCTCGGGACGAAGACCAGCGCCACATGGTCACCGGGGGAGAAGCGGTGCACACCGGGACCGGTCTCCTGGACCACCCCCACCGCCTCGTGGCCCAGCGCCATCGGCAGCGGGCGGACCCGGTCGCCGTTGACCACGGAGAGGTCCGAGTGGCACAGCGACGCGGCCGCGATCCGGACCAGCACCTCGCCCTCGCGCGGAGCGCCGAGGGTCAGCTCCTCCACCTCGACCGGGCGGCTGTGGGAGTAGGGGCGGGACGTCGACGTCCCGCGCAGCACCACCGCACGGGTCTTCATGCCCCCACCTCCCCGCGCGGCGCGCAGCGCAGCACGTCGCGGCTCTCCAGCAGCGGGAGCACCCTGGCGAGCACGATCTCCCGGAAGTGCGGGGTCGCGCAGTGCGCGGTGAAGTCGGCCTCGGTGGCGTACTCCTCGTAGAGCACGATCGCGCGGGGGTCCTCGATGCCCTGGTGGACCCGGTAACCGAGGTTGCCGGGTTCCTCGCGGGAGGCGGCGGCCATCGAGTCGAGCAGGGTCAGGACGGTGTTCTCCTCGCCGGACCTGGTGCGGTATCGGGCGACGACTACGTAACTCACGGGGACTACTCCTGTGGTGCGGCGGGCCTCTTGAGGGCGGACGGCGGGACCGGCGGCAGCTGGTCCCGGCGCAGATGCCAGAGGCGGGGGTCGGACGTGGCGGCCGCGGCCGACCCGAGGGCCAGGGCGAGCGCCACGTCCGCGGGGGTTTCCACGAAGCCCGCGGCGACCGACGGGGACATCGCGCGCTGTGCCTGCGCGGTCATCCGGCCGATGATCGGGGCGGGCATGATCTCGACCAGGTCCGGCGCTCCGCGGGAGATCGCGTCCGTGGAACGGCGCAGGTTGGACCGGTCGGTGACGAACACCTTCATCATGGTCAGCAGGCCGAGCGGGCGGCCCTTCTCGATCAGCGAGAGCCGGGTGCTCACCACTCCGTGCGCCCCCATGTTCTTGATGAACTCCAGCGCGCCCCGGTCCTGCGCCAGTCCGGGGCTGCTGTCCACGTTCACGAACACGGTCTTCCCCGCCCGGCCCAGCGCCGGCACGACCTGGGGCAGCTGCCCCACCGCGAACGACGCGAGGATGCACACCCTGGCCGGCGCGGTCAGGAACTGCCGCAGCGGCTGGGTGCCGACGACCGACGCGATCACCGGCACCTCGGCGAAGGCCGAGACGAGCCGGGGGTCGAGCGGTGCGCTGAACCGGGACGGGGAGGGGGTCATGGCAAGAGCCTGCCTGGGGAGGGGGCGGACCGGCCGGCACCTGGGGGCCGGCCGGTCCTCGCGGCTGCTGGGGTCAGTTCAGCGGAGACGTACCGAATCGGCTGGGAAGGCCCAGTTTGCCAGGGTTGAGAATCCCGGCCGGATCCAGGGCCGCCTTCACCGCGACGAGGGTCGCGAAGCCCGCCCCGAGGGATTCCTCCAGGTAGGGGCCGCGCAGCAGACCGCAGCCGTGGTGGTGGCTGAGCGCCGCCCGGTGCGCGACGAGTACGGCGTTGGCCGCGTCCCACACCGAGCGGTACCAGTCACGGCGCGACTCGGGCGCCACATCGCCGCGCAGCGAGAAGTAGACACAGGCGCCGTCGGTGTACGCGTGCGACTGGTGGGCGGAGGCCGCCAGGGTGCCCTCCACCGACTGGATCGCGGCGACCACCTCGTCGTAGATCACCGGGAGGTCGGCCCAGGAAGCGGCCATCTCCAGGGTGTCGGCGACGAAGCCGGGGCCCGGCGTGAAGCCGTCCGCCGACTTGCCGACCAGCATCCGCTCGTCCAGCCAGCGCGCGAAGACCGCCTCGCTGTCCAGCTCGGGGCCGTACGCGGCGCAGACCTCGGTCGCGACCTTGATCGACGCGTCGACGATCGCCGGGTCGCCCTCGTCGGCGATGAGCAGCAGATTGGTGCCGGGGTGGCCGAAGTGGGTGCCGGACTCCAGGGTGTCGTACAGCCGCA is a genomic window of Streptomyces sp. NBC_01237 containing:
- a CDS encoding urease accessory protein UreF, giving the protein MGALARLLLADGRLPVGAYTYSAGLEPAVAAGLTRDRLPALLRARLHTTAVTEAAAAVLALRAAGQDPVDYGPVQHALAARTPVAPLRAASATLGRGVHRLARRLAPDHPAVTALSTVRPRPLRPVTLGALGAVMKVSEDELAQAVVYDELQTITSAALKLLPGDPLDAVAWILAAEPDAAAAVAAALAVRTPGELPAPTALLTEQWALEHDRRERRLFLA
- a CDS encoding zinc-binding dehydrogenase is translated as MKTRAVVLRGTSTSRPYSHSRPVEVEELTLGAPREGEVLVRIAAASLCHSDLSVVNGDRVRPLPMALGHEAVGVVQETGPGVHRFSPGDHVALVFVPSCGFCEDCAAGRPALCARAAAANGSGGLLHGPPLLTDSSGQPVHHQLGVSAFSEHAVLAQESLVPIPDDIPFAVASMFGCAVLTGAGAVINTAALRPGQSALVYGLGGVGLSAVLGARAAGAYPVIAVDPVQEKRELALRLGATHAYAPEEATAAVRELTGGGAELAVEAVGSPKVMADALAAVARGGRVVSVGLPAPDRVLEVPALAFAGEGKSLLGSYMGDAVPRRDIPRFLDLWRAGLMPVERMHTGTLPLTDINDAMEELASGRAIRQVIDTSGLLAG
- the ureG gene encoding urease accessory protein UreG, which translates into the protein MPDNHAHAHAPTHAPTGDHDDRPNPHFHEPLNQPRALRLGVAGPVGTGKSSILATLCRELAGELSMAVVTNDIYTDEDARFLRSAGVLPTERIRAVETGACPHTAIRDDVSANLDAVEDLEEAYGPLDLVLVESGGDNLTATFSPALADAQLFCIDVAGGGDVARKGGPGITGADLLIINKTDLAPYVEVDVAAMVADAEAARDGLPVLALSKKDPVSVAELADWVRALLARHRSGTHIPTDPGPMAPHSHAHP
- a CDS encoding glycerol-3-phosphate responsive antiterminator, yielding MTPSPSRFSAPLDPRLVSAFAEVPVIASVVGTQPLRQFLTAPARVCILASFAVGQLPQVVPALGRAGKTVFVNVDSSPGLAQDRGALEFIKNMGAHGVVSTRLSLIEKGRPLGLLTMMKVFVTDRSNLRRSTDAISRGAPDLVEIMPAPIIGRMTAQAQRAMSPSVAAGFVETPADVALALALGSAAAATSDPRLWHLRRDQLPPVPPSALKRPAAPQE
- a CDS encoding putative quinol monooxygenase — translated: MSYVVVARYRTRSGEENTVLTLLDSMAAASREEPGNLGYRVHQGIEDPRAIVLYEEYATEADFTAHCATPHFREIVLARVLPLLESRDVLRCAPRGEVGA
- a CDS encoding urease accessory protein UreD → MSHRTGGAAEPTVLTVERDGTGRHLARDLTPGAFLAPRPLLPDPEALHIALVGTRAGLLAGDDLALHITVGPGARLRLVEPSGLVAYDHRGGTSTWRARIEIAEGGELHWDARPFVISGGADVERSMDVTLAAGARMLWRETLVLGRTGERGGSLRARTHATYDGRELLVEDLDLRDAEIRELPGLLGPNRVIGSVTALGAVPGAPPHPYRTDLAGPGAQVRLVDTVAPAVEAGLTAVWEAWRAAPPGDA
- a CDS encoding MFS transporter, with protein sequence MSSSPPSYAGVLRTHHAPSAFGAALLGRLSYGMVPLALLLAVKDTTGSYSVAGLVMALFGAASVLLSPARAALIDRYGPRRALPWMAGAYASVLIVLAQATWQPGASGLRLGALALAAGLCTPPLGPVMRTVWSSLVPDRELLRRAYSLDAVAEELLLVGGPLLVGLLVEFATPAAGVAISAGLVLTGTLALAYCPAVRDIGARPPGPGAPAVPGEGRTLLSRVGGLRHAVLMMGGVGLCLGALDLLVVAFTEQRHQGSAVAWVLAALSAGSAVGGLVHGAVPWRLSNRVRLGVFSGALGTALIAAGLSPSVPVLVGMVAVAGLFVAPALTTAYLLADESVGNDSRTRAGAWVNTALNAGISAGTAGAGLLVGRLPLAVCFTLSAVPVLIGATVLARRTQARRPVEVTG